CAGCAAATTAATTTTGCAATAAAAATTGGTGTATTAATGTTTGCATTTCTGATTTGGATAGCAATGAAGTAAAGTTGTAACAAATTTCATGAAATAAAGAGACTTTGTTCCATAAATACTTGTTCAAGCAAATAAGCTTTACATAAACTGAACTTTAAGTGGACAAACACCACTGAACTGCACAAAAAGAGGTGTTCTAAGCATTTCACTGTTTCCAAAAAATGATCTCTGCACAACTGTTTCCAAAAACTGATTCTAACTAAACTGATTCTGACTAAACTGATTTGACTAAGTTAGTTTAGCTTTGTGCACTACAATTCACAAAATATAGCCAACTGAGGTGACTATGCAGCTGCCTTTGACCTCTTCCTTGTGTTTGGTCCCCCCATTTGATGTACTTGCTCCTGCTGCACCACTCTTTGAAGTACTTGGTCCAGTGGCACTTGTTCCTCCACTCTTGCATGTTCTTGAGTTGTGACCAAACTCTCTACACTTTCCACATTTCACATTTGTGTTCCTCTTCCCTTTCTTTGGTTCATTTGcccctctctttctcttcttagcaGGTCTCCAGATGGTCTTTTGATGGTTGGAGGCTGAATGGAAGGAAGGCCAAAGTCAGGCCACTGAGATGGATCTGCCATAGGATGAATATGTTCTGCATAGGTTAGCTTGTATGCAGCAGCCTTGAACCATGGGGATATGAAATCATGGGGGTTCATCCTTTGGTCATATATGACCCTCAGTGCATGCTTGCATGGGATTCCACAGATCTGCCACTTCCCACAGGCACAACTTCTTGTTGCAAGCCTAATTGGGAAGTTGACATGTCCATCCCTAACCTCAAATTCACCCCCTCCACATGCTGTGGCATAACATAACCTGGACTCAGCTGTCCTCTCCTCTAACTCTTTCAATGCATATGCAGTGAGCTGACCTTCCTCCATGTCAACTGCCTTGTCAAATCTAGCCCCCACCCTCTGCATACACCAACTTCTGATTGCTGTACACCAGACATTAACCAACAAACAACAAGTTCaggggtatattatgcatgaatatgattaaacaacaaacaacaagttcaggggtaatattatgcatgaatatgaTTAGAAGAGTTATACCTTCCAATAATGAGAAGACAGGCATGTCTCTGAAGGGCTTTGTGCATGCATTGAATGACTCCACAAAGTTTGTtgtgttgtgatcacaacaaaCAGTAGAGTCAAACTTATGCCTAGACCACTGCTCAATGCAGCTGTTCAAGTATGCAGTGGCATTTGCATTGTACTCACTGATCTTTTCCATGGCCTTACCAAACACATACTCATTGTATGCATTAGCAGCTATCCAAAAGAGCTTGTGGAATGCAGATCCACTGAAGCCATTGTTCTTACAATTCATGTATAGGTGTTGGCAGCAAACTCTCCTAGTTGCTCTAGGAAAAGTTTCTCTAACTGCCAACTCAACACCCTACACATCAGCAAACAACAAAAACAGGTTCATTAATATAGAAACATAAACATAAGAAAAAGTAAAGATCAGAAAAGAGTAAATATCAGATCAGTACACATACCTTCATCCTATCACTGATGAAGGTCCAATCATCTCTGTTGCAACCCTCCTGCTCAAACATTTGCCTCAAACATCTCATGAAGTAGGTCCAACTGTCACAACTCTCAGTGTCTACTATCCCATAGGCAAGAACAAAAATTTCATTGTTCCCATCTATGCCAACTGCTGTCAGTAGAATGCCCTTGTAGAAACCACTTAAATGAGCCCCATCTATTCCAAGTATGGGCCTACAAACCCTTAGAAACCCCCTGACTTGTGCAGCAAATGAGAAGAAGCAAGCTCTGAATTTTGGGTTCACATCCCCACTACTGGCCCCCCATGTTATAAGTGCATGACTCCCTGGGTTTGTTTGCTTAATCATCTCAGCATATCTAGGCAACAGCTCATATGCTTCAGCCCAACCACCATGCAGCTTTCCCTTTGCCATACTCCTGACCTCGTACAATAGCCTCTTTTTCACCCTCAACTGAAACTTCTCCTGTGCATACCTCCTCAATGTCTCCACTGGAATCTCTGGATTTGCCTCTATTTCCCCCAACATATGCTTACACAACCACTCAGAGGTCACCACTGGATTCTCCTCAAGCCTCCCACAAGTTCTGTGGGACCCACTGATCACCTTAATGGCCCAGCTAACATTGTCAAACAACCTACTGGCATGTATCCTCCAGTCACATGACTCCACTGCACACACTGCTGTGTACCTCCTATTGTCAGCCCTCTCAACACTAAGCCCAAACCCCTCCTGTATGCAGTAACTTCTCAACACTTCAAGAAATGTGGCCTTATCATGAAAGATCAACCAGGGTTCTAACTTAATGGACCCATATGGTTGATCAGTCCATATTTTGCCATTTTTATAGGCCTTATCCATCTTTGAGGAACCATTTAGACAATCCTCAAACCCCAAATCAGGAATATCATCAGGAATCacctcatcatcaacatcagaATCAATCCAATCATTCAGAACATCCTCTTGTTCAGAATCTGATTCCTCATAATCAGAATCCTCACTCTCCTCTTCTGAACATATCTCACCAACATCAGCAAAAACCCCTAGTGTCTTAGACCTTCCTGTACCCTTTCTCCCTTTTCCCTTTCCCTTGGAAACCCAAGTTCCAGCCTTCTTAGCAGTGACTTTGTTAACCCTAAACCCCTCAGGTCTAGCTCTGCCCCCCTTCTTTTTCACTGGCTGAGCTTGATCAGGTGGTGCTTGATTGTTAGGCTCATCAGTTTGGTTGTTCTGTGGTGGAGTGGGattttgtggtggtggtggaggggtgTGATGTTGTGGTGGAGAGGTGGGATGTTCTGGTGgtggtgtgtgttgttgttgttgtggtggaGAGGTGGGATGTTCTGGTGgtggtgtgtgttgttgttgttttggttGGGTGGGTTCTTTCTGTGGTGGGggtggtgggggtggtggtgtAGGTTGTTTGGTGGGTTGTTTAGGTGGGGTGGGTTGTTTCTGTGGGGTGGGTTGTTTAGCTGATGCCCTCCTTTTGGGGGTTAGTTTCTTAGAAGCAGGCTTATCCTTGCCTTTTGACTTAGAAGCAACATGATTTGTGTGTTTGGGTGGGGTGGGTTGTTTCTTTGGGGATTCTTGTGTTTGTTGTGGTTGAGAGCAACCTGGAAACACCTCATCAGCATCATCTTTGCTAATGACTCTCACATACTCAACCTTCATGTCCTCACAATCAACAACAGGGACCTCCATAGCCACAGTGTACTCCATTTGTTCCTGTATTTCCCTCAAAATGTCCTCCCTTTCCTGTTGTTTCCTCATTGcctcttcctcctctctttGAGCCCTCAACAGTTCCTCTTGTCTCTCCTTAAGTTGTCTCTCTTTTTCCTTTCTATGATTCTCAATTGTTGCAACAGCATTCCTAAACACCAATCCTGGTTTATCTGTTCCCTCAACCCAAATTTCAGCAGTGTCTTTACCCCAATTCCATCCCCACAGAAGCCTTAAAGTCTTATCATCATTCAATTCAACCTTACCACAAGGACCCTCAACATACAAGCTAAAGGTACTAGGCAAAAAAACATCTTGCTTAACTGATTCCTCAAAGATATCAAGAAACAACTTCAACAAACGATATTTTTCCATGTCTCCCACTCTAATATCAAAACTATGTGACCCATAACGTAGTAACAACCAAATAGCACTCATCCTAAAGGGAAAAAATAGTGAAACTAACATCAATTTTCATTCCAACAACCACAATTGACCAATAACCAACAAGAAATTTGcgcaattttaaaaaaaaaactgacaatttcacaaaccctaaccctaatcgatttcgtgaaaaaaaaacaagtttacCAGCAAAATTAAACATAGGAGAAGAGATTATTACCTGGAAGTAGACTAACCAACTTTAAAATTCCCGTTTCCTCTTCAACACTAACTCAGCTGGAAATCGCCTCAAGTTTCTCCCTTTTTTGTCGCGATTGAAGCAAAATCACAACCCACGAACTCGCCTTTAAGGTGCGCagcaaaattcacaaaaatattgaagatctacccagaatttctagggtttgagtaggaTTAGAGCTTgaagaagaacaggggagaggagagagaaagagaaaaatgtgaacggtttttttttttttttggtctttcTGTGAAAGTGAAGGAAGTCAATGgcgctaaaccaaaattaagggCAAATAAGTAAAACAccactaacggcagactaacggcgTTAGCTGGCAGGTGCATGTCATGAACAGTAcggataaataggggtatattatgtgaatcgaaacaggcgagggtatttggtgcgttttttaaaacctcgggggcatttcatgaaaaaaccgtttaaaaaaattaaacatgtTTACTATTAAAACAAGTTAAAAAAGGAGCAAGTTATTGTAGATGAAAGAGAATGGAGGGAAATAAAGGCAGTGGCCAACGGGCAGCGGGAGAATATCTGACATTGATAAGAGGTGGTTTTTCTTGCCCAATTTCGGGAGAAGTGATAGAAAAATCCAAGAGGCCTTAGGAGTTAAAGGCGTAAGGTAGACCTATCAAACGGGTTGGTCGGGTCGAGTtgcaaaattattttcgggttcaaGTTAAATTGGGTCGGTTATTTTCGGATTTGGGTTTACAAATGGTTATTTAAGATCCAAAAATTTCGGGTTCGGTTCGACCTAACGGGTTCAGAGATTTTAAAAACGTGCATTAATTTAAgttataaatatataaaatatgggcacaaattaacaaattttcctacacaaatttatatttagtcaaattcaaccataaaatggcgtataattcaaattaaaatcatattacacacaaaattagtaaaaacaacgtgtttattatgtttaaatttctcataatctcatttattactataaatataatgattttcaatcgatcGGGTCCAAAATGGGTTCGGTCggattttgacccattacttttcgagTTGCTCGGATTCgaataaaatcgggttacgggtcacaaaatcttgttcaggacccaatATTTTTGGGTCGGATTTGAATCGGTTTTCGAGTCGGATCGGTTTTTTACCGGTCAAGCCAAGGTGATTATCACTTTATCAGTAATTTTGATGGGAAAAAAGGCGTAAGGTGATTGACTGATTTCCCAGTTAAGAGTCAGTCTAACGATGGTGTGTTATCTATACTTCATAAAGTTGAAATTATCTGAATTCATCTAAACTTATACGAGATATCATttaatttaggcaaatttgtcaaaaactaccttataaaatatgatttttgcgaaaaactaccttataaaaaaaatgttttaataaactaccttataaaaaatttatgttgtaagatactaccttttCCCGAATTATGAACGTTTGGTCGAAATATAgggattgactttaccatatatATGTCACGTGCCATTTAATTACGTATTTCCCGTTAGATGTCGCGTAATATGCACCTAGTAAAGTCAACGtcgtaattttaaattaatgctCATAATATGGCcaaaggtagtatcttacaacataaaaattttataaggtagtttattacaacattttttttataaggtagtttttcgcaaaaatcatattttataaggtagtttttgacaaatttgcctttaATTTAtaagattttatttattttatagtaCCTTGTTAGACTTTATAGGATCCTATAAGACCTTAGACTTAACTCATTTAACCCTATTGAATTCATTTGAAGTTTATTAGATTAGGTTATTACTAAACTTTTAGCCATTAGAATATTGATAATAGTTGATTGAAAATATTCAAAGATATATAAAAAAAGAAGTAACTATTCCCTTTGTATTTAACTAAAGGATACACTTTCTATAATCGGTCGTATTTAATTAAAGgacacactttccttttttggttATCATGGACCCcatttccaattatattaatatttctctcatTCTTTATGGTCCCTACACTTCTTACTCACATCATGTTTtactacaataaataattcacctaCTATCCTACTTTCTTACTTGCATGTTAAAGTGTATCATTTAATTAAATACAAAAGAAATATGATTTAGTTCTTATTCATAGGCGGTCGTACACCTATACAAAAACAATACCTATCTAGCTTGTGCAACTAACTAATAGTAGGGCAAAAATAGATCATATTACATGCACTTGGATGTACCGTACACactctcacattttctccttacatgTGAGGAGGAAATGTAGTAGATATCATCAATAGACAtaaaaatacccttagagcatGGTGCAGTCGGGtacacctaataattttcaggGCAAATAGGGTGAAATCTACGGGGAATGACTCATAAAACTAACTTGACAATTAATCTAATTGCCAAGGAGAAAATCATTTTGTGGTTGAATCACCTATCATATGATGAGTAGAAAGAGAGTTATGGTGATTTGAAGTTGATATTGATGTAAACAAGCTCTCAAGTTCTCCCAAATAACTTAATTCCATTTTGGAGATACTTCCACGTGATTTGTAAGACTGTTGTATGTCATTCACAGGGTAGTAATTTAGGCATTATTCGAGTCGTTTTATTCTATATTTAGCATTTTTAgtctttgtttttcttaatttgtcattttaattatttatagatTAGTTTAACGTTTTTAGCTATTTTTATTATCCCACATTACTCGTTACACTTacatttgcacaaagttttaggtgataagtagttgtttggttatcaattattattttaatgaaaaaatagatgtgataggagttagtttttttaattgaatgagagagagagTGGGGACCGAATTTTTTTTAGTGTGAAGAGagaaacactataataattgtggggtcattacgaatttagaagtgtaacaagtaatctGGGACAGACGCAGCCCCGGTCTTGACATTTTGAGGGCCCTAGGCGAAATAAGGGATTAGGGCCCCTTCCGAAATGATACGTTTTAactgaaataatttttttttgttaaatccattatattgttggattcaaatcaataaaaaaaaattatatctcCTTTGCAGGATCCTAGAATTCAAAATCCTGCTCTGATCGATCTCTTGAAATATTTCAGTAAAATAAATTCTTACTTAATTACTCCGTACAAGATAATTAATATGCATAAatcgatttttattttttttaaataaatgttcattttgagcatataaaagtatcagttaattttgtcatcattaaaatttgatatttattttaaaacttatagACCCATAGTCCATTAAATAAGCATTTTTTTTCGCCCACATATAGTTACATCGATTAGAACTGAGTACTAAAAGCTAGTCAAATACTACGTACATAAACtcaacgtaaaacttaattatcTTGTAAAGGATTAAAGGAAAGAGGCAAAGAGCTAATACAAATAAAGGGTTTAAATAATTGAGACACTATATGTACAAAGTATTATAAATGAGAAAATTAGTtgctaaaaaataaatttaaataaaaaattacaaaacaaGCTAACAAAcacgaaaataaaaatattgacaaagttaaaaaaagaaaagagttgaGCGAATAAAGGAAGATGGAAGTGAACAAGAAAAACAATGAAggaacgaataaaaaaaaataaagacataGAGGGGAGTCGAACCCTAGACCTATGATAGATATCAAAACTTTAACTCAAACTTTTTACCAATGAGCCAAGGAAATAACATGTGAATTAATTGTGTTGTTTATTACTAGTACTAATGTACTGGACATGCTATAATTTTGGGTCCTTTTCCGCCTTGGGTCCTAGGCGGTCGCACCACTCGCCTACCCCCTAGGGCCGGGCCTGGacagacgaaaaaggaaagtgtaacaagtaatgtgggatggagggagtagctTTTAGgtcttattttcttaatttatttgtttttctttgtttcaataattttatagtttaattattttagttttcgttattaaatttctatttttatttctgttattattattattattattattattattattattattattattattattgtgggaaaacaccaaaacgttacaagcttaacaagctacaaagatcaaatgaactacaagaagttggaggggagccgagatacaatctgggcccccactcctctagctatggcgaacccgatcctgctgaaaatgtgggcagctgcccgagccccaatgtcttgagccctggagtacgtctggacccgcttcagcaacgaaacagcccctttctctaattccccaaaagaagagaaggaaaaaagaaagaaaccgtaacccaaagccctacaacgtgccccatacttatcctgcttccgctgcgctgcaaccgccacaacccgacccggaacgaagcctgacaacccagattgcgtcataggggaagacccagtcaagtcaacacacacatccagACCGTcatcccatgagtaaagcagtatatctgcaggacgaagagctccatcactctcactagtcagcccaacatcaacctccttgcgagcagaaatccccgaccgatagcaaatatccaaaagggtatcacgaacaacattatgtcgatgtttgatacccacaatcccagcacaagacacggcatgatccccataaatgtccccgtcgaaaacccgagagcaagcagaacacggcgtcgaataagagaacaacggaatacccaaccgatagcaaagaaccgaacgataagtcttaccgttcatagtctggcctaaccccgagatggggactgcccgcaaccaagccgaggagtgatccccctgctgtgatttccatagggcaacaagacgcgaagataaggagtaggcgggttccgcatcagcagtaaccttcgtgaaatatatgtctgccaatttcttcatgagtctgggggcagcgatctcactagggctacgcataaggtcggtctccacggtcctattgaaaagaccaagagcatcgtcaaaggccggtcccggaccatcaacacctgaaagccgaagaagcgaatcctgcaaaccagaagactgcaaacgggatgcaagaaaagcataatgccgaacatcaccagctgaataaacacccaatccttcataagaataaggcaaggtggaaaggcgccattgccagtcaccgaacccaggtcccgaagcagtcacgatgcgctctaaagaagcccgcaga
This sequence is a window from Spinacia oleracea cultivar Varoflay chromosome 1, BTI_SOV_V1, whole genome shotgun sequence. Protein-coding genes within it:
- the LOC130465669 gene encoding uncharacterized protein — encoded protein: MSAIWLLLRYGSHSFDIRVGDMEKYRLLKLFLDIFEESVKQDVFLPSTFSLYVEGPCGKVELNDDKTLRLLWGWNWGKDTAEIWVEGTDKPGLVFRNAVATIENHRKEKERQLKERQEELLRAQREEEEAMRKQQEREDILREIQEQMEYTVAMEVPVVDCEDMKVEYVRVISKDDADEVFPGCSQPQQTQESPKKQPTPPKHTNHVASKSKGKDKPASKKLTPKRRASAKQPTPQKQPTPPKQPTKQPTPPPPPPPPQKEPTQPKQQQHTPPPEHPTSPPQQQQHTPPPEHPTSPPQHHTPPPPPQNPTPPQNNQTDEPNNQAPPDQAQPVKKKGGRARPEGFRVNKVTAKKAGTWVSKGKGKGRKGTGRSKTLGVFADVGEICSEEESEDSDYEESDSEQEDVLNDWIDSDVDDEVIPDDIPDLGFEDCLNGSSKMDKAYKNGKIWTDQPYGSIKLEPWLIFHDKATFLEVLRSYCIQEGFGLSVERADNRRYTAVCAVESCDWRIHASRLFDNVSWAIKVISGSHRTCGRLEENPVVTSEWLCKHMLGEIEANPEIPVETLRRYAQEKFQLRVKKRLLYEVRSMAKGKLHGGWAEAYELLPRYAEMIKQTNPGSHALITWGASSGDVNPKFRACFFSFAAQVRGFLRVCRPILGIDGAHLSGFYKGILLTAVGIDGNNEIFVLAYGIVDTESCDSWTYFMRCLRQMFEQEGCNRDDWTFISDRMKGVELAVRETFPRATRRVCCQHLYMNCKNNGFSGSAFHKLFWIAANAYNEYVFGKAMEKISEYNANATAYLNSCIEQWSRHKFDSTVCCDHNTTNFVESFNACTKPFRDMPVFSLLEAIRSWCMQRVGARFDKAVDMEEGQLTAYALKELEERTAESRLCYATACGGGEFEVRDGHVNFPIRLATRSCACGKWQICGIPCKHALRVIYDQRMNPHDFISPWFKAAAYKLTYAEHIHPMADPSQWPDFGLPSIQPPTIKRPSGDLLRREREGQMNQRKGRGTQM